A genomic window from Elaeis guineensis isolate ETL-2024a chromosome 3, EG11, whole genome shotgun sequence includes:
- the LOC140856247 gene encoding uncharacterized protein, giving the protein MASDGGQIQIPKLTKENFGNWCIQMKSLFGSQDLWEIVNDGYTEPTPDQERGYNQNQKEALRVTRRIAEATSAKQAWDTLSIIFKGEEKVKRIRLQQLRGEFEVATMKEMENIFNYFSWILVIVNQLKRNGEKIDDVRVVEKILRSLTPRFEHIVVAIEEANDVDTLSINALMGKLQVHEQKKQNKIEAANTEQILQSKVEAKDQKGKDQGQSQAFRDASSNIRGGGNNYRGRG; this is encoded by the exons ATGGCTAGTGATGGTGGGCAAATACAAATCCCAAAGCTTACTAAGGAGAACTTTGGGAATTGGTGTATCCAGATGAAGTCATTGTTTGGCTCACAAGATCTATGGGAGATCGTTAATGATGGCTACACCGAGCCTACACCAGATCAAGAGAGAGGGTACAATCAAAATCAAAAGGAGGCTTTGAGGGTTACAAGGAG AATTGCTGAGGCAACTTCTGCAAAGCAAGCATGGGATACTCTCTCCATCATAtttaaaggagaagaaaaagtgaaGCGAATCCGACTACAACAACTACGGGGAGAATTTGAAGTCGCCACCATGAAAGAGATGGAGAATATCTTCAACTACTTTTCTTGGATATTGGTTATCGTAAACCAATTGAAGAGGAATGGAGAGAAGATAGATGATGTTCGAGTGGTGGAGAAGATACTTCGGTCTTTGACACCGAGGTTTGAGCATATTGTTGTCGCTATTGAAGAAGCTAATGATGTGGATACTCTATCTATCAATGCGTTGATGGGTAAACTTCAAGTCCATGAACAAAAGAAGCAAAATAAAATTGAAGCAGCTAATACAGAGCAAATACTTCAATCAAAGGTAGAGGCCAAAGATCAAAAAGGAAAGGATCAAGGGCAATCTCAAGCATTTCGAGATGCTAGTAGCAACATAAGAGGTGGTGGCAACAACTACCGTGGTCGTGGTTGA